A section of the Agarivorans litoreus genome encodes:
- the fliF gene encoding flagellar basal-body MS-ring/collar protein FliF — MSQEPALLGSDSDGESLEATEQQSSALSFLSNGDVLRQIIMILALAICLAMAVFLLMWAKEPEMRPLGNMNTSELVETLDFLDAQKIPYTIEGNTVLVNAEQYQSIKLKLRRSGLTEAAPAGEQILLNDMGFGVSQRLEGERLKLSRERQLATAIEQMKSVNKAQVLLAIPKSNVFARREQKPSATVVVNLRGGNGLKQEEIDSIVDIVASAVQGLVPTRVTVTDQNGRLLNSGSQDPLSSRTRKEFEMERKREEEYKDKIDAIMIPIVGVGNYTAEVDVTLDFTAVEQTQKRFNPDLPAVRSEYTIEDNNVGAGAIGIPGALTNQPPLPADIPEQAGGANNQVQSGSSHKESTRNYELDTTISHTRSQVGTLRRLSVSVALDYNSQVSDSGETTREPRSAEQIASIRRLLQGGVGFNLSRGDTLEVVSVPFSRPEVFTEADLPVWEQAWFWRAMRIAGSVLVLIVLIVAVVRPMLNRILSSGEEDEQAETDLDAALAAYENDDDLQLISADNTEVDFGIRDGQLKLPDLHKDEDMLKAVRALVANEPDLAAMVIKDWVINDAK, encoded by the coding sequence AATGGCGATGTGCTACGTCAGATCATTATGATTTTGGCCTTAGCAATTTGTTTGGCCATGGCCGTATTCCTATTGATGTGGGCGAAAGAGCCTGAGATGCGCCCGCTGGGCAATATGAACACTAGCGAGCTCGTCGAAACACTTGATTTTTTAGACGCTCAAAAAATTCCTTACACTATTGAAGGCAACACTGTATTAGTGAATGCCGAACAATATCAAAGCATTAAACTTAAATTGCGCCGCTCTGGGCTAACAGAAGCCGCTCCTGCCGGTGAACAAATTTTGCTTAATGATATGGGCTTTGGTGTTAGTCAGCGCTTAGAAGGCGAGCGATTAAAACTTAGCCGCGAGCGCCAGTTAGCCACCGCCATCGAACAAATGAAATCGGTGAATAAAGCGCAAGTGCTACTCGCTATTCCCAAAAGCAACGTATTTGCTCGCCGAGAGCAAAAGCCGTCTGCTACGGTAGTGGTAAACCTACGTGGTGGTAACGGGCTTAAGCAGGAAGAAATTGATTCTATTGTAGATATTGTGGCTTCTGCGGTTCAAGGCTTAGTGCCTACGCGCGTTACGGTGACCGATCAAAATGGCCGCTTGCTTAACTCAGGCAGTCAAGACCCACTATCTTCACGCACCCGCAAAGAATTTGAGATGGAACGTAAGCGTGAAGAAGAATACAAAGATAAAATTGACGCCATCATGATCCCAATTGTGGGTGTGGGTAACTACACCGCAGAAGTTGATGTGACACTTGATTTTACCGCGGTTGAGCAAACTCAAAAACGCTTCAATCCAGACCTACCAGCAGTGCGTAGTGAGTACACTATTGAAGATAACAACGTTGGTGCTGGCGCCATTGGTATTCCGGGTGCGCTGACTAATCAACCTCCCTTACCTGCTGATATTCCAGAGCAGGCTGGTGGAGCAAATAACCAAGTTCAATCGGGTAGCAGCCATAAAGAATCTACCCGTAACTATGAGCTAGATACCACCATTAGCCATACTCGCTCACAAGTGGGAACCCTAAGACGTTTAAGCGTATCAGTGGCCCTTGATTACAATAGTCAAGTTTCTGACTCTGGTGAAACTACCCGCGAGCCACGTTCTGCTGAGCAGATTGCTAGCATTCGTCGCTTACTACAGGGCGGTGTAGGCTTTAACCTAAGCCGTGGTGATACCTTAGAAGTGGTGAGTGTGCCGTTCTCTCGCCCTGAGGTCTTTACCGAAGCAGACTTGCCAGTGTGGGAACAAGCGTGGTTTTGGCGAGCAATGCGCATTGCAGGCAGCGTACTGGTATTAATTGTATTGATTGTTGCTGTGGTTCGTCCAATGCTGAATCGTATTCTGTCTAGTGGTGAAGAGGACGAACAGGCCGAAACGGACTTAGATGCAGCCTTAGCAGCCTACGAAAATGACGATGATTTACAGCTTATCTCTGCAGATAATACCGAAGTGGACTTTGGTATTCGCGATGGTCAGCTTAAACTGCCAGACTTACACAAAGATGAAGATATGCTGAAAGCGGTACGTGCGTTAGTAGCAAATGAACCTGACCTAGCAGCGATGGTGATAAAAGATTGGGTAATTAACGATGCCAAATGA
- the fliG gene encoding flagellar motor switch protein FliG, which translates to MPNEDEVNPEEVLGDMSGIERAAILMLSLNEDDAATIFRHLEPKQVQRLGMAMASLEDFSHERVVAVHRLFIDDIQKYTNIGIGSQDFVRKALTAALGEDRASSLVDQIIMGSGAKGLDSLKWMDARQVANIIQNEHPQIQTIVLSYLEAEQSAEIMSQFQDKVRLDLMMRIANLEEVQPAALTELNEIMEKQFAGQAGAQAAKMGGLKAAANIMNFLDTNMEGMLMDSIRESDEEMAQQIQDLMFVFENLVDIDDRGIQTLLRDVPGELLQKALKGADDSLKDKIFNNMSKRAAEMLKDDLEAMGPIKVSEVETAQKEILSIARRLSEAGEIMIGGGGGDEFL; encoded by the coding sequence ATGCCAAATGAAGATGAAGTGAATCCAGAGGAAGTTCTCGGTGATATGAGTGGTATTGAGCGCGCAGCCATTTTGATGCTGAGCCTTAATGAAGACGATGCCGCTACTATTTTCCGCCATCTTGAACCTAAACAGGTTCAGCGTTTAGGTATGGCCATGGCGTCTTTAGAGGACTTTTCGCATGAGCGAGTGGTTGCGGTTCATCGCTTGTTCATTGATGACATTCAAAAATACACCAATATTGGTATTGGTAGTCAGGACTTTGTTCGTAAAGCGTTAACAGCGGCGTTAGGTGAAGACCGAGCATCTAGCCTTGTTGATCAAATTATTATGGGTAGTGGCGCTAAAGGCCTAGATTCGTTGAAATGGATGGATGCGCGTCAGGTGGCCAATATTATTCAAAACGAACACCCGCAAATCCAAACCATTGTATTGTCTTACTTAGAAGCAGAGCAATCAGCTGAGATTATGTCGCAATTCCAAGATAAAGTGCGCTTAGACTTGATGATGCGTATTGCCAATCTTGAAGAAGTTCAGCCAGCAGCACTAACTGAGTTGAACGAAATTATGGAGAAACAGTTTGCTGGCCAAGCTGGCGCACAAGCTGCCAAGATGGGCGGCCTGAAAGCAGCGGCAAACATCATGAACTTCTTAGATACCAACATGGAAGGCATGTTGATGGACTCTATTCGCGAAAGCGACGAAGAGATGGCGCAACAAATTCAAGATCTTATGTTTGTATTCGAAAATTTGGTCGACATCGACGATCGCGGTATTCAAACCTTGCTGCGTGACGTACCTGGTGAGTTGCTACAAAAAGCGCTTAAAGGAGCCGACGATTCACTGAAAGACAAGATCTTCAATAACATGTCTAAACGTGCCGCAGAAATGCTTAAAGATGATCTTGAAGCTATGGGGCCAATTAAAGTTAGTGAAGTTGAAACTGCCCAGAAAGAAATTCTGTCGATTGCTCGACGCCTCTCTGAAGCCGGTGAAATTATGATTGGCGGTGGCGGTGGGGATGAGTTCTTATAA
- the fliH gene encoding flagellar assembly protein FliH, which yields MSDQDKTPEQGSEELEQSAPVETSSEMMDEDEIAALLEQNDASSVVEAPAAEEQSSDVSDEQAAIDAMLADAAEQQNIAADQPVNELPSNEQVHSELADDIAWPLPDFTESHHVEEEPTSNVFNMKPAWFNEEPVDEEPEIQFEPMTIEELEALRQSAYEEGKAEGRAEGHQEGLVSGHEEGLEQGRAEGHQEGLAQGLSEGQQQIDQLSSRWQGLIDQLHQPSKQIDEEVEQQVVELATKLAAEIVQVELVTNPSIIAKTVKQAVAALPLQKQHIRIHLHPEDMAVIQAVFPPETQEKKNWQLLADGSLNQGDCLIENDLSSVSVNMSEVIKKSLQSFIRQNGQDDDFEPTT from the coding sequence ATGAGCGACCAAGATAAAACGCCAGAACAAGGCAGCGAAGAGCTAGAGCAAAGCGCTCCAGTCGAAACGTCCAGCGAGATGATGGATGAAGACGAAATAGCAGCGCTTCTAGAGCAAAATGATGCTTCATCAGTCGTTGAAGCGCCTGCAGCAGAAGAGCAAAGTAGCGATGTAAGCGACGAACAAGCGGCGATTGACGCGATGCTAGCCGATGCAGCAGAACAGCAAAATATAGCGGCTGACCAGCCAGTCAATGAATTACCAAGTAATGAACAGGTACACTCTGAGCTAGCAGACGATATAGCGTGGCCTCTCCCTGACTTCACCGAATCCCACCATGTTGAAGAAGAGCCTACTAGCAACGTATTTAATATGAAGCCAGCGTGGTTCAACGAAGAACCCGTTGACGAAGAGCCTGAAATTCAATTTGAGCCGATGACTATTGAAGAGCTCGAAGCACTGCGACAGTCTGCCTACGAAGAGGGCAAAGCTGAAGGGAGAGCAGAAGGCCATCAAGAAGGTTTGGTAAGTGGTCATGAAGAGGGGCTAGAGCAAGGTCGAGCGGAGGGGCACCAAGAGGGGTTGGCCCAAGGTTTAAGCGAGGGGCAGCAGCAAATTGATCAGTTAAGCAGCCGTTGGCAAGGGCTTATCGATCAGCTTCATCAGCCCAGTAAACAGATAGATGAAGAGGTTGAGCAACAAGTGGTAGAGCTAGCCACTAAACTTGCTGCTGAAATTGTGCAAGTGGAGTTAGTGACTAATCCTAGCATTATTGCCAAAACCGTTAAGCAAGCTGTAGCAGCGCTGCCCTTGCAAAAACAACATATTCGCATTCATCTACACCCAGAAGACATGGCGGTGATTCAAGCTGTATTCCCGCCCGAAACACAAGAAAAGAAAAACTGGCAACTGTTAGCGGATGGCAGCTTAAATCAAGGTGACTGCTTAATAGAAAATGACCTTTCTTCAGTATCAGTAAATATGAGTGAAGTGATAAAAAAAAGTTTACAATCTTTTATTCGCCAAAATGGTCAAGACGATGACTTTGAGCCAACGACTTAA
- the fliI gene encoding flagellar protein export ATPase FliI: MTLSQRLKRYNTAHVRNAPTVAGKLTRVVGLTLEAVGCRAPVGSLCSVETLDGFLEAEVVGFSGDKLFLMPSEQLTGVLPGARVIPMHEHHGIPVGMELLGRVIDGVGKPLDGLGDINCKQTTSLSSARLNPMARKPIKQPLDVGVRSINSVLTVGQGQRMGLFAGSGVGKSVLMGMMTRGTTADVVVVGLIGERGREVKEFIDDILGEEGRQRAVVVAAPADASPLMRLKGCDTTLTIAEYFRDQGLNVLLLMDSLTRYAQAQREIALAIGEPPATKGYPPSVFAKLPRLVERAGNGGEGQGSITAFFTVLTEGDDLQDPIADAARAILDGHIVLSRELADSGHYPAVDIEKSISRVMPAVTSEGHQQLARQLKSLNASYQQNQDLIAIGAYQRGADKRIDLAIAMKPHMDQFLQQEMKEVVAYDESLTRMERTMQMANINAQGPL; encoded by the coding sequence ATGACTTTGAGCCAACGACTTAAACGCTATAACACCGCGCATGTTCGCAACGCACCGACAGTGGCGGGAAAGTTAACTCGCGTAGTAGGCCTTACCTTAGAAGCGGTTGGCTGTCGGGCACCCGTTGGCTCTCTCTGTTCAGTAGAAACGCTTGATGGTTTTTTAGAAGCCGAAGTAGTCGGATTTTCTGGAGATAAACTCTTCTTAATGCCCAGTGAACAACTCACTGGCGTGTTGCCGGGGGCTCGCGTTATCCCCATGCATGAACACCACGGTATCCCTGTGGGTATGGAGTTACTTGGCCGCGTGATTGACGGGGTAGGTAAGCCGCTGGATGGTTTGGGTGACATTAACTGTAAGCAAACCACTAGTCTTAGTTCCGCGCGTTTAAACCCCATGGCTAGAAAGCCGATTAAACAGCCACTCGATGTTGGAGTTCGTTCAATTAATTCGGTACTTACTGTAGGACAGGGCCAGCGCATGGGCTTATTTGCTGGTTCTGGTGTGGGTAAGAGCGTGCTGATGGGCATGATGACACGTGGAACAACAGCCGACGTGGTGGTAGTTGGCTTGATTGGTGAACGTGGCCGAGAAGTAAAAGAGTTTATTGACGATATTCTTGGCGAAGAAGGGCGTCAACGGGCGGTGGTAGTGGCAGCACCTGCCGATGCTTCACCGCTTATGCGCTTAAAGGGCTGTGATACAACGTTAACCATTGCAGAATACTTCCGCGATCAGGGCTTAAATGTGCTGCTGCTAATGGATTCTTTAACCCGCTATGCCCAAGCCCAGCGTGAAATAGCCTTAGCTATCGGTGAGCCGCCAGCTACCAAAGGCTATCCACCATCAGTATTTGCCAAGCTGCCTAGATTGGTGGAACGCGCCGGTAATGGTGGAGAAGGGCAAGGTTCTATCACTGCTTTTTTCACCGTGCTTACCGAAGGCGATGATTTGCAGGATCCGATTGCCGATGCCGCCCGAGCTATTCTTGATGGCCACATTGTATTGTCGCGCGAGCTAGCCGACTCTGGCCATTACCCCGCAGTGGACATAGAAAAATCAATCAGTCGGGTAATGCCAGCAGTAACTAGCGAAGGGCACCAACAGCTTGCTCGGCAGCTAAAATCTCTCAATGCTTCTTATCAGCAAAACCAAGATCTTATTGCTATTGGCGCTTATCAGCGTGGCGCTGATAAGCGCATCGATTTGGCTATTGCTATGAAGCCACACATGGATCAGTTCTTGCAGCAAGAGATGAAAGAAGTAGTTGCTTATGACGAAAGTCTGACGCGGATGGAGCGAACCATGCAAATGGCTAACATTAACGCCCAAGGTCCTTTATAA
- the fliJ gene encoding flagellar export protein FliJ, whose product MARRALYLMVERLQDQEQNAAREMAEAQQQLSEFEAQLAHLEDYRRSYLEQALAKGVDGFYADSFHQYQLFIQKLEQASVQQGKSIEQVKKNVLLKRKQWLDLQAKRKAMELLIDKQVKQKLHKQAREEQKLLDEYALYAHLRGQVS is encoded by the coding sequence ATGGCAAGGCGAGCTTTATATTTAATGGTTGAGCGTTTGCAAGATCAAGAGCAAAACGCCGCGCGGGAAATGGCTGAAGCGCAGCAACAACTTAGCGAGTTTGAAGCACAACTTGCGCATCTCGAAGACTACCGACGTTCCTATCTTGAGCAAGCATTAGCCAAGGGAGTTGACGGTTTTTATGCGGACAGTTTTCACCAGTATCAATTGTTTATTCAAAAACTTGAGCAAGCCAGTGTCCAGCAAGGGAAAAGTATCGAGCAAGTAAAGAAAAACGTATTGCTTAAACGTAAGCAATGGCTTGATTTACAAGCTAAACGCAAGGCTATGGAATTACTAATAGATAAACAAGTTAAGCAAAAACTGCATAAACAGGCACGTGAAGAGCAAAAACTATTAGATGAATATGCGCTATATGCTCATCTTCGAGGTCAAGTGAGCTAA
- a CDS encoding flagellar hook-length control protein FliK produces the protein MELLLTDTANAKQFSSLGSAALSPSAKSEDFAKLVKELENLPKADSPVKQAIEKQLSGSKSNAGDNTEAGKAQSPSDLLRQLDNAKQAADGIEKNQVETKKTAEKELANGSETPDSKDTTSSEESSKGNSVDLETLGENQQKQSFVDSDSALKQEKTAVGDEKLAGDKQPLVNQAAQSGRELPPTQAEATKALSSDAKDSSQVNGGKDAAAKPVKVDVAATAGLQNAQTAAVKEAVVEAQNATKLETIDKTSASQEQSSNKQQLAGEPVDPKKVADKDQKLDASNERITKENAPALVGEHNKTSSAKDGERMASSANEKAPLDKVVATVSQSDEQKVAKAKESEVVASSKIEKAPVDKSLNAIQDKAFGDKSLNVVQDNASEKPLSLAEQNRLKQQGEAQANYSAVKPHVDQEEAKAKELNAKSSGEAVIAQQTNKLSNEPKAGVVVQQGTNTNVNSKVSAADVPQQSDKFASASIAAASSKQSSSENGSEHKEQQSPQTQQQGLPNQAEATRPQEHHSIFRAASGADVVARAEQGSNEAALKQAQQANQVNDKAMQFNERLNPAQYQAPAELNQRVQYMLSQGMQKAEIRLDPAELGSMQIRLQMTQDQQVSVQIQVQTPQAREALEQTMPRLREMLQQQGIELGQNQVSQQNQGSASQQGGGQTMAGGQSLNAEQIDDATEQDMSTLLANQANSNGIDFYA, from the coding sequence ATGGAATTACTGTTAACCGACACAGCCAATGCCAAACAGTTTTCTTCACTAGGAAGTGCAGCGCTTAGTCCCTCTGCGAAAAGTGAAGATTTTGCTAAACTAGTCAAAGAGTTAGAGAATCTTCCCAAGGCTGATAGCCCAGTAAAGCAAGCGATTGAAAAACAGCTTTCCGGCTCGAAAAGTAACGCTGGTGACAATACTGAAGCTGGTAAAGCTCAAAGCCCTAGTGATTTATTAAGACAGTTGGATAATGCCAAGCAAGCGGCCGATGGCATTGAGAAAAACCAAGTTGAAACTAAAAAAACCGCTGAAAAAGAATTGGCAAATGGTAGTGAAACCCCTGATAGTAAAGACACGACTAGCAGTGAAGAGTCTAGTAAGGGCAACTCCGTTGACCTTGAAACTCTTGGTGAAAATCAACAAAAACAGTCGTTTGTTGATAGTGACTCTGCCTTAAAACAAGAGAAAACAGCTGTTGGCGATGAAAAACTAGCTGGCGATAAACAACCGCTAGTTAATCAAGCAGCACAAAGCGGCAGAGAGTTGCCGCCTACTCAAGCAGAAGCAACTAAAGCACTTTCGAGTGATGCTAAAGACAGTAGCCAAGTGAACGGTGGAAAAGATGCTGCAGCTAAACCCGTTAAAGTAGATGTCGCAGCAACTGCTGGTTTACAAAACGCTCAAACAGCTGCCGTAAAAGAAGCGGTAGTAGAAGCTCAGAACGCTACTAAGTTAGAAACAATTGATAAAACCAGCGCTAGCCAAGAGCAAAGCAGCAATAAACAACAGCTCGCCGGTGAACCCGTGGACCCTAAAAAAGTTGCTGACAAAGACCAAAAGCTTGACGCAAGCAATGAGCGAATTACCAAAGAAAATGCACCAGCCCTAGTGGGTGAGCATAACAAAACCTCAAGTGCTAAAGATGGTGAGCGTATGGCTTCAAGCGCTAATGAAAAAGCGCCATTAGATAAAGTTGTTGCTACTGTTAGTCAAAGTGATGAGCAGAAAGTGGCTAAGGCTAAAGAGTCGGAGGTCGTCGCTTCTAGCAAAATAGAAAAAGCTCCCGTGGATAAATCCCTAAATGCTATACAAGACAAAGCGTTCGGAGATAAATCCCTAAACGTCGTTCAAGACAACGCTTCAGAAAAGCCATTATCTTTGGCAGAGCAAAATCGCCTAAAACAACAAGGTGAAGCTCAAGCAAATTATTCAGCGGTTAAACCTCATGTAGACCAAGAGGAAGCGAAGGCGAAAGAGCTTAATGCTAAATCAAGTGGCGAAGCCGTGATTGCCCAGCAAACTAATAAACTAAGCAACGAGCCTAAAGCTGGCGTTGTTGTTCAGCAGGGCACCAATACCAATGTTAACAGCAAAGTAAGTGCGGCAGATGTACCCCAGCAAAGCGACAAATTTGCTAGTGCCAGTATTGCTGCTGCAAGTAGCAAGCAATCGAGCAGTGAAAATGGTTCCGAGCATAAGGAACAGCAGTCACCGCAGACCCAACAACAGGGATTACCGAACCAAGCTGAAGCTACTCGCCCACAAGAACACCACAGTATTTTTAGAGCCGCTTCGGGCGCCGACGTGGTGGCTCGGGCAGAGCAGGGAAGTAATGAGGCTGCACTAAAACAAGCTCAGCAAGCTAACCAAGTTAATGATAAAGCTATGCAGTTCAATGAACGTTTGAACCCTGCGCAATATCAAGCGCCAGCTGAGTTAAACCAACGGGTACAATACATGTTAAGCCAGGGCATGCAAAAGGCTGAGATACGCTTAGATCCTGCTGAGTTAGGAAGCATGCAAATACGCTTGCAAATGACCCAAGATCAACAGGTATCGGTGCAAATTCAAGTACAAACGCCACAAGCGCGTGAAGCTTTAGAGCAAACCATGCCACGTTTGCGTGAGATGTTGCAGCAACAAGGCATTGAGCTGGGGCAAAATCAGGTTAGTCAACAAAACCAAGGCAGTGCTTCTCAGCAAGGTGGCGGGCAAACAATGGCTGGCGGACAATCGCTTAATGCCGAGCAGATTGATGACGCAACTGAGCAAGACATGAGCACATTGTTGGCGAATCAAGCAAACAGTAATGGCATTGATTTTTATGCCTAG